A genome region from Piliocolobus tephrosceles isolate RC106 chromosome 8, ASM277652v3, whole genome shotgun sequence includes the following:
- the LOC111525593 gene encoding olfactory receptor 6B1 encodes MELENHTRVTKFILVGFPGSLSMRAVMFLIFLVAYILTVAENVIIILLVQQNRPLHKPMYFFLANLSFLETWYISVTVPKLLFSFWSMNNSISFTLCMIQLYFFIALMCTECVLLAAMAYDRYVAICRPLHYPTIMSHGLCFRLALGSWAIGFGISLAKIYFISRLSFCGPNVINHFFCDISPVLNLSCTDMSIAELVDFILALGIFLFPLFITVLSYGCILATILRMPTGKQKAFSTCASHLVVVTIFYSAIIFMYVRPRAIHAFNKNKIISIFYAIVTPSLNPFIYCLRNREVKEALKKLAYCQASRSD; translated from the coding sequence ATGGAACTGGAGAACCACACACGAGTCACCAAGTTCATTCTGGTGGGATTCCCTGGGAGCTTGAGTATGCGGGCAGTCATGTTTCTGATATTCCTTGTGGCCTATATTCTGACAGTTGCTGAAAACGTGATCATCATCCTATTGGTGCAGCAAAATCGGCCACTGCACAAGCCTATGTACTTCTTCCTGGCCAACCTGTCCTTCTTGGAGACTTGGTACATCTCTGTGACTGTGCCCAAGTTACTGTTTAGTTTTTGGTCTATGAACAACAGCATCTCTTTCACACTCTGTATGATACAGCTGTACTTCTTCATCGCACTCATGTGCACAGAATGTGTGCTCCTGGCCGCCATGGCCTATGACCGGTATGTGGCCATCTGTCGCCCACTCCACTACCCGACCATAATGAGCCATGGGCTCTGCTTCCGCCTCGCTCTTGGTTCCTGGGCCATTGGCTTTGGCATCTCCCTGGCGAAGATCTACTTcatctcccgcctcagcttctgtGGTCCCAATGTCATCAACCACTTCTTCTGTGACATCTCTCCAGTACTTAATCTCTCCTGCACAGACATGTCTATAGCTGAGTTGGTGGACTTTATCCTGGCACTGGGCATCTTCCTTTTCCCACTCTTTATTACTGTCCTGTCCTACGGATGCATTCTGGCCACCATCTTACGCATGCCCACAGGAAAGCAGAAAGCGTTCTCCACTTGTGCCTCCCACCTTGTGGTGGTCACCATTTTCTATTCAGCCATTATTTTCATGTATGTTCGACCTCGAGCTATCCATGCCttcaacaagaacaaaattattTCCATCTTCTATGCCATTGTCACTCCTTCTCTCAACCCTTTCATTTATTGCCTAAGAAACCGAGAGGTCAAGGAAGCTCTGAAGAAACTGGCATATTGCCAGGCCAGCAGATCTGACTAG
- the LOC111525594 gene encoding LOW QUALITY PROTEIN: olfactory receptor-like protein OLF3 (The sequence of the model RefSeq protein was modified relative to this genomic sequence to represent the inferred CDS: deleted 1 base in 1 codon; substituted 1 base at 1 genomic stop codon), with product MGQESKNQTWVSEFILLGISSDWGIQVSLFALILAMYLVTIVGNTLILLLIRLDGRLHSPIYLFLSVLSFVDFCYTNSIVPQMLVHLLSARKSIPFHSCVLQHYVSLALCGSEFFHXLGAMAYDRYVAVCHPLHYMLIMHGGLCVGLAAGCLVAGFSNSLMETITTFQLPLCHNVINHFACETLAVLQLACVDVSFNKAMVATSGFLVILLPCSLVLFSYACIVAAILRIRSTQGCRKAFGTCASHLIVVCMCFGATIFTYLQPQSASSAEEEKMIALFYGLVSPMLNPFIYSLRNKEVMAALQKVLERCR from the exons ATGGGTCAGGAAAGTAAAAACCAGACATGGGTGAGTGAGTTCATTCTACTGGGGATTTCCAGTGATTGGGGCATTCAGGTCTCCCTCTTCGCCCTGATCCTGGCCATGTATTTGGTGACTATTGTAGGAAACACCCTCATTCTTCTTCTGATCAGATTGGACGGCAGGCTTCATAGCCCCATATATTTATTCCTTAGTGTTCTGTCATTTGTGGACTTTTGTTATACAAACAGTATTGTTCCACAAATGCTGGTCCACTTGCTCTCAGCCCGAAAGTCCATCCCCTTCCACAGTTGTGTGCTGCAGCACTATGTTTCTCTGGCACTGTGTGGGTCTGAGTTCTTCCAC TAGCTGGGGGCCATGGCCTATGACCGCTATGTGGCCGTGTGCCACCCACTGCACTACATGCTCATCATGCATGGAGGGCTGTGCGTGGGGCTGGCAGCCGGCTGCCTGGTGGCTGGCTTCTCAAATTCACTGATGGAAACAATTACCACCTTCCAGCTTCCCCTGTGTCACAATGTTATTAATCACTTTGCCTGTGAGACCTTAGCAGTGCTACAGCTAGCCTGCGTGGACGTCTCCTTCAACAAGGCCATGGTGGCCACCTCTGGGTTTCTGGTGATCCTGCTTCCCTGTTCCCTGGTTCTATTCTCCTATGCTTGCATAGTTGCTGCCATTTTGCGCATTCGTTCTACCCAGGGATGCCGCAAAGCCTTTGGAACCTGTGCCTCTCACCTCATTGTGGTTTGCATGTGTTTTGGGGCTACCATCTTCACCTACCTGCAGCCACAGTCAGCCTCCTCGGCAGAGGAGGAGAAGATGATTGCTCTCTTCTACGGGCTGGTGTCACCCATGTTGAACCCCTTTATCTACAGCTTGAGGAATAAGGAAGTTATGGCTGCTCTCCAGAAAGTTTTAGAAAGATGCAGATAA